From Burkholderia savannae, a single genomic window includes:
- a CDS encoding SulP family inorganic anion transporter yields MGGSGGSGSDNRGGGTESWRRWLPGVATLRTYRRAWLARDLFAGVALTAVLVPVGMSYAQAAGLPVVSGLYATIAALVGYAIFGPSRILVLGPDSALAALIAGAVAPLAHGDPAHAVALSAALALMSGGFCVLAGLLKLGFVTDLLSKPIQYGYLNGLALTLIASQLPSLLGAAPCGGTFVDEAASIAGTVAQSRIDIASLALGGGCLAAIVLLRRVAPAWPGILIAVAAASVAAAWLGAAPDLHVANAHVANAHVANAHVALVGSLAGVMPPPGLPSIALADASRLVAGALAIALVSVADISVLSRVFAADDGRETDRNQELIALGAANLLAGALRGCAVSSSSSRTPVALAAGARTQLTSVVAAGCIALLLVAPLLLARVPLAALSAVVVYSASGLVDVRAIVRLYRVRRGECAVSLLCFAGVVLLGVVPGILLAVGLSLLSFVWRAWHPYDAVLGRVEGMHGFHDVSRHPDAALTPGLVAFRWDAPLFHANATIFRDHVRDAIADADAPVRCVVIAAEPITDVDVTAADMLATLRDELAARRITLYIAEMKGPVKDRLRTYGLFDKIGADHFFPTVTDAVARFAQVRKDAAAARRARR; encoded by the coding sequence ATTGGCGGTAGCGGTGGCAGTGGCAGTGACAACCGCGGCGGCGGCACCGAATCATGGCGCCGCTGGCTGCCCGGCGTCGCGACGCTGCGCACTTACCGGCGCGCGTGGCTCGCGCGCGATCTGTTCGCGGGCGTCGCGCTGACCGCCGTCCTCGTGCCGGTCGGCATGAGCTACGCGCAGGCGGCCGGCCTGCCCGTCGTCTCCGGCCTGTATGCGACGATCGCCGCGCTCGTCGGCTACGCGATCTTCGGGCCGAGCCGGATTCTCGTGCTCGGCCCCGATTCCGCGCTCGCCGCGCTGATCGCCGGCGCGGTCGCGCCGCTCGCGCACGGCGATCCCGCGCACGCGGTCGCGCTGTCGGCCGCGCTCGCGCTGATGTCGGGCGGCTTCTGCGTGCTCGCCGGGCTGCTGAAGCTCGGCTTCGTCACCGATCTGCTGTCCAAGCCGATTCAATACGGCTATCTGAACGGGCTCGCGCTGACGCTGATCGCGAGCCAGCTCCCGAGCCTGCTCGGCGCCGCGCCTTGCGGCGGCACGTTCGTCGACGAAGCGGCGAGCATCGCGGGCACCGTCGCGCAAAGCCGGATCGATATCGCATCGCTCGCGCTCGGCGGCGGCTGTCTTGCCGCCATCGTGTTGCTGCGGCGCGTCGCGCCCGCGTGGCCCGGCATTCTGATCGCGGTCGCCGCCGCGTCAGTGGCCGCCGCGTGGCTAGGGGCCGCGCCGGATCTGCACGTCGCAAACGCGCATGTCGCAAACGCGCACGTCGCAAACGCGCATGTCGCCCTCGTCGGCTCGCTTGCCGGCGTCATGCCGCCGCCCGGCCTGCCGTCGATCGCGCTCGCCGATGCGAGCCGGCTCGTCGCCGGCGCGCTCGCGATCGCGCTGGTGTCCGTTGCCGACATCAGCGTGCTGTCGCGCGTGTTCGCCGCCGACGACGGCCGCGAGACCGACCGCAATCAGGAGCTGATCGCGCTCGGCGCGGCGAACCTGCTCGCCGGCGCGCTGCGCGGCTGCGCGGTCAGCAGCAGTTCGTCGCGCACGCCCGTCGCGCTCGCGGCCGGCGCGCGCACGCAGCTGACGAGCGTCGTCGCGGCCGGCTGCATCGCGCTGCTGCTCGTCGCGCCGCTGCTGCTCGCCCGCGTGCCGCTCGCGGCGCTGTCGGCGGTCGTCGTCTATTCGGCGAGCGGCCTCGTCGACGTGCGCGCGATCGTCCGGCTCTACCGCGTGCGGCGCGGCGAGTGCGCGGTGTCGCTGCTGTGCTTCGCGGGCGTCGTGCTGCTCGGCGTGGTGCCGGGCATCCTGCTCGCGGTCGGGCTCTCGCTGCTGTCGTTCGTCTGGCGCGCGTGGCATCCGTATGACGCGGTGCTCGGCCGCGTCGAAGGCATGCACGGCTTTCACGACGTGTCGCGCCATCCGGACGCGGCTCTCACGCCCGGTCTCGTCGCGTTCCGCTGGGACGCGCCGCTGTTTCATGCGAACGCGACGATCTTTCGCGACCACGTGCGCGACGCGATCGCCGATGCCGATGCGCCGGTGCGCTGCGTCGTGATTGCGGCCGAGCCGATCACCGACGTCGACGTCACCGCCGCCGACATGCTCGCGACGCTGCGCGACGAGCTCGCCGCGCGCCGCATCACGCTGTACATCGCGGAGATGAAAGGGCCGGTCAAGGACCGGCTGCGCACGTACGGGCTCTTCGACAAGATCGGCGCGGATCACTTCTTTCCGACTGTGACGGACGCGGTTGCGCGCTTCGCGCAGGTGCGCAAGGACGCGGCGGCCGCGCGGCGGGCGCGGCGATGA
- a CDS encoding Acg family FMN-binding oxidoreductase, which translates to METSPLQTTTHDDIPPFDPSASVEDQLRLAIRYAILAPSSHNTQPWRFILGDASVMLCADRLRALSVVDPYDRELLISCGAALFNLRVALSRFGFAYSIDMFPSTSDPDVIALVRLDPHGYHDESLVPLFDAIVERVTTRAPFASEAVSCEVQRALVDAGEAEGAEIACVDAPGARDEIAEMIADADRLQFADPRFRRELANWVHPRRRDDGMPAFAAGVPALLDFATPVVASVVRTFDLGGGMAAMHHKLVDGSPLIVGISTASDDRDAWVATGQALERVLLVATAAGLTASYLNQPIEIDTLRERLRPLLHVDAHPQLLLRVGRGPVVAHAPRRPLTDVVS; encoded by the coding sequence ATGGAAACATCCCCGCTCCAGACGACGACGCACGACGACATCCCCCCGTTCGATCCGTCGGCGAGCGTCGAGGACCAGCTGCGCCTCGCGATCCGCTACGCGATCCTCGCGCCGTCGAGCCACAACACGCAGCCGTGGCGCTTCATCCTCGGCGACGCGTCGGTGATGCTGTGCGCGGACCGGCTGCGCGCGCTGTCCGTCGTCGATCCGTACGATCGCGAGCTGCTCATCAGCTGCGGCGCGGCGCTCTTCAATCTGCGCGTCGCGTTGAGCCGCTTCGGGTTCGCTTACTCGATCGACATGTTCCCGTCGACGTCGGACCCGGACGTGATCGCGCTCGTGCGGCTCGATCCCCACGGCTACCACGACGAAAGTCTCGTGCCGCTGTTCGACGCGATCGTCGAGCGCGTGACGACCCGCGCGCCGTTCGCGAGCGAGGCGGTGTCGTGCGAGGTCCAGCGCGCGCTCGTCGACGCCGGCGAGGCCGAAGGCGCGGAGATCGCGTGCGTGGACGCGCCCGGCGCGCGCGACGAGATCGCCGAGATGATCGCCGACGCCGACCGCCTGCAGTTCGCCGATCCGCGCTTTCGCCGCGAGCTCGCGAACTGGGTGCATCCGCGCCGCCGCGACGACGGGATGCCGGCGTTCGCGGCCGGCGTGCCCGCGCTGCTCGACTTCGCGACGCCCGTCGTCGCGTCGGTGGTCCGCACGTTCGATCTCGGCGGCGGCATGGCGGCGATGCATCACAAGCTCGTCGACGGCTCGCCGCTCATCGTCGGCATCTCGACGGCGAGCGACGATCGCGACGCCTGGGTCGCGACCGGCCAGGCGCTCGAGCGCGTGCTGCTCGTCGCGACGGCCGCGGGGCTCACCGCGTCGTATCTGAATCAGCCGATCGAAATCGACACGCTGCGCGAGCGGCTGCGGCCGCTGCTGCACGTCGACGCGCATCCGCAGTTGCTGCTGCGCGTCGGACGCGGCCCGGTCGTCGCGCACGCGCCACGGCGTCCGCTGACGGACGTCGTGTCTTGA
- a CDS encoding nitroreductase family protein: MSEPELLTYQPIAVALPAPAEAQAPAIIDLPQPDLGAGLPLMAALSLRASAREFSSAALAPTTLGELLWAADGVNRPATGGRTAPSAHAFNEIDVYVALPDGVYRYDAPLHRLLLKRSIDARNLTGYQDFVGAAPLDLVYVVRTSRLLSMPKPLREAFPAVAAGAIAQNVALYCASAGLGCVVRGWINHRLLADALSLNEDELPILAQTVGKPAAHAGGARHA, encoded by the coding sequence ATGAGCGAACCCGAATTGCTGACTTATCAACCGATCGCCGTAGCATTGCCCGCGCCTGCCGAAGCGCAGGCGCCCGCGATCATCGACCTGCCGCAACCCGATCTCGGCGCGGGCCTGCCGCTGATGGCCGCGCTGTCGCTGCGGGCGAGCGCGCGCGAATTCTCGTCCGCGGCGCTCGCGCCGACGACGCTCGGCGAGCTGCTGTGGGCGGCCGACGGCGTCAACCGCCCGGCAACGGGCGGCCGCACCGCGCCGTCCGCGCATGCGTTCAACGAAATCGACGTTTACGTCGCGCTGCCGGACGGCGTCTATCGCTACGACGCGCCGCTGCACCGGCTGCTGCTCAAACGCTCGATCGACGCGCGCAACCTGACCGGCTACCAGGATTTCGTCGGCGCCGCGCCGCTCGATCTCGTGTACGTCGTGCGGACGTCGCGGCTGCTGTCGATGCCCAAGCCGCTGCGCGAGGCGTTCCCGGCGGTGGCGGCGGGCGCGATCGCGCAGAACGTCGCGCTGTATTGCGCGTCGGCGGGACTCGGCTGCGTCGTGCGCGGCTGGATCAACCATCGGCTGCTCGCCGACGCGCTCAGCCTGAACGAAGACGAACTGCCGATCCTCGCGCAGACGGTCGGCAAGCCGGCGGCGCACGCGGGCGGCGCGCGGCACGCCTGA
- a CDS encoding Hsp20/alpha crystallin family protein, which produces MSNLTRYDPFSLEPVSDLFQGLFRPLRSMVDVEEEKLASMKIDVTENDQSYIVKAELPGVDKNDINVQIEGNTVSINAKVERNKELKEGERVIRRERYSGEFGRTFSLANEIDRDAAVAQYQDGVLSLTLPKKATAEKKKLAIS; this is translated from the coding sequence ATGAGCAATTTGACGCGTTACGACCCGTTTTCGCTGGAGCCCGTGTCCGACCTGTTCCAGGGTCTGTTCCGTCCGCTGCGCAGCATGGTCGACGTCGAAGAAGAGAAGCTCGCGTCGATGAAGATCGACGTGACCGAGAACGATCAGTCCTACATCGTCAAGGCCGAGCTGCCCGGCGTCGACAAGAACGACATCAACGTGCAGATCGAAGGCAACACTGTGTCGATCAACGCGAAGGTCGAGCGCAACAAGGAGCTGAAGGAAGGCGAGCGCGTGATCCGGCGCGAGCGCTATTCGGGCGAGTTCGGCCGGACCTTCTCGCTTGCGAACGAAATCGACCGCGACGCGGCGGTCGCGCAGTATCAGGACGGCGTGCTGTCGCTGACGCTGCCGAAGAAGGCGACGGCGGAGAAAAAGAAGCTGGCGATCAGTTGA
- a CDS encoding 4Fe-4S dicluster domain-containing protein codes for MTQMALVIDLNVCVGCHACVTSCKEWNTSGAAGALSDVRPYDADPSGTFFNRVQTFEAGEFPLADTIHFPKSCLHCEDPPCVPVCPTGASYKRKEDGLVLVDYDKCIGCKYCAWACPYGARELDEARKEMTKCTLCADRIHDDALPERDRQPACVLACPTSARLFGDIHDPDSAVSQAIRERGGYQLMPEWGTRPANHYLPRRTTTACGGGGNACACGSADAAVSPAPAPASADDDFAYAPVNLAALAKRA; via the coding sequence ATGACGCAAATGGCGCTCGTGATCGATCTGAACGTGTGCGTGGGATGCCATGCCTGCGTGACGAGCTGCAAGGAATGGAACACGTCGGGCGCGGCGGGCGCGCTGTCGGACGTGCGGCCGTACGACGCCGATCCGTCCGGCACGTTCTTCAACCGCGTGCAGACGTTCGAGGCGGGCGAGTTTCCGCTCGCCGACACGATCCACTTTCCGAAGTCGTGCCTGCATTGCGAAGACCCCCCGTGCGTGCCCGTGTGCCCGACGGGCGCGAGCTACAAGCGCAAGGAAGACGGGCTCGTGCTCGTCGATTACGACAAGTGCATCGGCTGCAAGTATTGCGCGTGGGCGTGCCCGTACGGCGCGCGGGAGCTCGACGAGGCGCGCAAGGAAATGACGAAGTGCACGCTCTGCGCGGACCGCATCCATGACGACGCGCTGCCCGAGCGCGACCGCCAGCCCGCCTGCGTGCTCGCATGTCCGACGTCGGCGCGCCTGTTCGGCGACATTCACGATCCTGATTCGGCCGTATCGCAAGCGATTCGCGAGCGCGGCGGCTATCAGCTGATGCCGGAATGGGGCACGCGGCCCGCGAATCACTATCTGCCGCGCCGCACGACGACCGCCTGCGGCGGCGGCGGCAACGCGTGCGCATGCGGATCGGCGGACGCGGCGGTCTCGCCTGCGCCCGCGCCCGCTTCCGCCGACGACGACTTCGCGTACGCACCGGTGAATCTCGCCGCGCTCGCGAAGCGCGCCTGA
- a CDS encoding molybdopterin oxidoreductase family protein: MNDRVRSGNEKLEVKTTTCYMCACRCGIRVHLRDGEVRYIDGNPDHPLNQGVICAKGASGIMKQYSPARLTQPLMRTAHAERGSAQFEPVSWERAFGVLEKRLAHLRATDPKRFALFTGRDQMQALTGLFAKQYGTPNYAAHGGFCSANMAAGMIYTVGGSFWEFGGPDLDRAKLFFMIGTAEDHHSNPLKIAISKFKRAGGRFVAINPIRTGYAAIADEWVPIRPGTDGALFMALIRELIETQRYDRDFVTRYTNAAELLDMRADADTFGLFVRDAATPERNPLFPQNHLWWDLGSGRPVPHHTRGATPALEGRYALDDGTPVAPSFALLRERAAECTPEWAERITGIPAATIRRLAHEMADVARDHRITLPIRWTDAWGETHDTVTGNPIAFHAMRGLAAHSNGFQSIRALAVLMSLLGTIDRPGGFRHKSPYPRAVPPSAKPPNGPDAVRPNTPLAAGPLGWPAAPEDLFVDEHGGPVRIDKAFSWEYPLAVHGLMHSVITNAWRGDPYPIDTLMIFMANMAWNSSMNTVEVRKMLADKHENGEYKIPFIVVCDAFQSEMTAFADLILPDTTYLERHDAMSMLDRPISEFDGPADSVRVPVVPPTGECKPFQDVLIELASRLKLPAFTNPDGTRKFRDYPHFVVDYQTAPNSGVGFLMGWRGENGGDALVGAPNPRQWDEYAKHGCVFHHTLPDTLQYMRGCNGPYLKWAVEKGFRKFDEPIVIHLYSDVMQTFRLAAQGRTSGRQPPDHLRARIARYFDPLPFWYEPLELGATDLQRYPLAAVTQRPMAMYHSWDSQNAWLRQIHGENYLFVNPKAAREAGIGDGGWIYVESQWGKVRCRARYSEVVEPGTVWTWNAIGKAAGAWNLGPHANESQRGFLLNHVITDELPGDAARAPRISNSDPITGQAAWYDVRVRIYPAEAHADHTLPQFAPMPALPGVTGAVRRIVQGYFAGRGEFAARLRNPAKRR; the protein is encoded by the coding sequence ATGAACGATCGTGTGCGATCCGGCAACGAGAAACTCGAAGTCAAGACGACGACCTGCTACATGTGCGCGTGCCGCTGCGGAATCCGCGTGCATCTGCGCGACGGCGAAGTCCGCTACATCGACGGCAACCCTGATCACCCGCTCAATCAGGGCGTGATCTGCGCGAAGGGCGCATCGGGGATCATGAAGCAGTACTCGCCCGCGCGGCTCACGCAGCCGCTGATGCGCACGGCGCACGCCGAGCGCGGCAGCGCGCAGTTCGAGCCGGTGTCGTGGGAGCGCGCGTTCGGCGTGCTCGAAAAACGTCTCGCGCACCTGCGCGCGACCGATCCGAAGCGTTTCGCGCTCTTCACCGGCCGCGACCAGATGCAGGCGCTGACGGGCCTCTTCGCGAAACAGTACGGCACGCCGAATTACGCGGCCCACGGCGGCTTCTGCTCGGCGAACATGGCGGCCGGAATGATCTATACGGTCGGCGGCTCGTTCTGGGAATTCGGCGGCCCCGATCTCGATCGCGCGAAGCTGTTTTTCATGATCGGCACCGCCGAGGACCATCATTCCAATCCGCTGAAAATCGCGATCTCGAAGTTCAAGCGCGCGGGCGGCCGGTTCGTCGCGATCAATCCGATCCGCACCGGCTACGCGGCGATCGCCGACGAATGGGTGCCGATCCGCCCCGGCACCGACGGCGCGCTGTTCATGGCGCTGATCCGCGAGCTGATCGAGACGCAGCGCTACGATCGCGACTTCGTCACGCGCTACACGAACGCGGCCGAACTGCTCGACATGCGCGCCGACGCCGACACGTTCGGCCTGTTCGTGCGCGACGCGGCGACGCCCGAGCGCAATCCGCTGTTTCCGCAAAACCATCTGTGGTGGGATCTCGGCAGCGGCCGGCCCGTGCCGCATCACACGCGCGGCGCGACGCCCGCGCTCGAGGGCCGCTACGCGCTCGACGACGGCACGCCCGTCGCGCCGTCGTTCGCGCTGCTGCGCGAGCGCGCCGCCGAATGCACGCCGGAATGGGCGGAGCGGATCACGGGCATCCCGGCCGCGACGATCCGCCGGCTCGCGCACGAAATGGCGGACGTCGCGCGCGATCACCGGATCACGCTGCCGATCCGCTGGACCGACGCATGGGGCGAGACGCACGACACCGTCACCGGCAACCCGATCGCATTCCATGCGATGCGCGGCCTCGCCGCCCATTCGAACGGCTTCCAGTCGATCCGCGCGCTCGCGGTGCTGATGTCGCTGCTCGGCACGATCGACCGGCCGGGCGGCTTCCGGCACAAATCGCCTTATCCGCGCGCGGTGCCGCCTTCGGCGAAGCCGCCGAACGGCCCGGACGCGGTGCGCCCGAACACGCCGCTCGCGGCGGGCCCGCTCGGCTGGCCGGCCGCGCCCGAGGATCTGTTCGTCGACGAGCACGGCGGCCCGGTGCGGATCGACAAGGCGTTCTCGTGGGAATACCCGCTCGCCGTGCACGGCCTGATGCACAGCGTGATCACGAACGCGTGGCGCGGTGATCCCTATCCGATCGACACGCTGATGATCTTCATGGCGAACATGGCGTGGAATTCGTCGATGAACACGGTCGAGGTCCGCAAGATGCTCGCGGACAAGCACGAGAACGGCGAATACAAGATCCCGTTCATCGTCGTGTGCGACGCGTTCCAGTCCGAAATGACCGCGTTCGCCGATCTGATCCTGCCCGACACGACGTACCTCGAGCGTCACGACGCGATGTCGATGCTCGACCGCCCGATCTCCGAATTCGACGGCCCGGCGGACTCGGTGCGCGTCCCGGTGGTGCCGCCAACAGGCGAATGCAAGCCGTTTCAGGACGTGCTGATCGAACTCGCGAGCCGGCTGAAGCTGCCGGCGTTCACGAATCCGGACGGCACACGCAAGTTCCGCGACTATCCGCACTTCGTCGTCGACTATCAGACCGCGCCCAATTCCGGCGTCGGCTTCCTGATGGGCTGGCGCGGCGAGAACGGCGGCGACGCGCTCGTCGGCGCGCCGAATCCGCGCCAATGGGACGAATACGCGAAGCACGGCTGCGTGTTCCACCACACGCTGCCGGATACGCTGCAGTACATGCGCGGCTGCAACGGCCCGTATCTGAAATGGGCGGTCGAGAAGGGCTTTCGCAAGTTCGACGAGCCGATCGTGATCCACCTCTATTCGGACGTGATGCAGACATTCCGCCTCGCCGCCCAGGGCAGGACGAGCGGCCGGCAGCCGCCCGACCATTTGCGCGCGCGCATCGCGCGCTATTTCGATCCGCTGCCGTTCTGGTACGAGCCGCTCGAGCTCGGCGCGACCGATCTGCAACGCTACCCGCTCGCCGCCGTCACGCAGCGGCCGATGGCGATGTATCACTCGTGGGATTCGCAGAACGCGTGGCTTCGCCAGATTCATGGGGAGAACTATCTGTTCGTGAACCCGAAGGCCGCGCGCGAAGCGGGCATCGGCGACGGCGGCTGGATCTACGTCGAATCGCAATGGGGCAAGGTGCGTTGCCGCGCACGCTACAGCGAGGTTGTCGAGCCGGGCACCGTGTGGACCTGGAACGCGATCGGCAAGGCGGCGGGCGCGTGGAATCTCGGCCCGCACGCGAACGAATCGCAGCGCGGCTTCCTGCTGAACCACGTGATCACCGACGAGCTGCCCGGCGACGCCGCGCGTGCGCCGCGCATCTCGAACTCCGATCCGATCACCGGCCAGGCCGCGTGGTACGACGTGCGCGTGCGCATCTACCCGGCCGAAGCGCACGCCGACCACACGCTGCCGCAATTCGCGCCGATGCCGGCGCTGCCGGGCGTGACGGGCGCGGTGCGACGCATCGTGCAGGGCTATTTCGCGGGCCGCGGCGAATTCGCCGCCCGGCTGCGCAACCCGGCGAAACGCCGTTGA
- a CDS encoding CBS domain-containing protein has product MNAAEICTRDVAVCRRTDTVLDAAHLMRDRHVGDLIVVDDAGRAQEPVGMLTDRDIVLSLIAKEIDPAALFVGEIMSAPATVVHEQDSLWTIAHRMRLTGARRMPVVSAGGALVGMVSVDDVLACAASLFDEIASISRRQIHFEEKARS; this is encoded by the coding sequence GTGAACGCTGCCGAAATCTGCACCCGCGACGTCGCCGTGTGTCGCCGCACCGACACCGTGCTCGACGCCGCGCACCTGATGCGCGACCGCCATGTCGGGGACCTGATCGTCGTCGACGACGCGGGGCGCGCGCAAGAGCCGGTCGGCATGCTGACCGACCGCGACATCGTGCTGTCGCTGATCGCGAAGGAGATCGACCCCGCCGCGCTGTTCGTCGGCGAGATCATGTCCGCGCCGGCGACCGTCGTGCACGAGCAGGACAGCCTGTGGACGATCGCGCACCGGATGCGGCTGACGGGCGCGCGCCGGATGCCGGTCGTGAGCGCGGGCGGCGCGCTCGTCGGCATGGTGTCCGTGGACGACGTGCTGGCGTGCGCGGCGTCGTTGTTCGACGAGATCGCGTCGATCTCCCGGCGCCAGATTCACTTCGAGGAGAAGGCGCGGAGTTGA
- a CDS encoding bifunctional aminoglycoside phosphotransferase/ATP-binding protein, which yields MTTGAIAARRFPWHVDRAAGCVPSRVITNPGGDEMRRARRPKLAQSADMPRRARAAAMRGNGPQRRAVRERAARRLSRDIDATLRRASTYPHPAGRIVRIETHISVVYLVGRFAYKRLKPFDFGFANFGDLAARRRACEAELALNRPLAAPIYLAAGPIVRRARGLRLFDAGVAVDHVVKMRRFDERMLFSRLLARGELGAADIDAAATRIAAYHLHAPRDVPRREYGGARELRRQIADVFAPLERALGTALPAPLRAWCVRRCDELAAHLDVRRASGYVRACHGDLHLDNVVKHGRDALMFDCIDFDDALRWIDVINDLSFLLMDLHAHGRADLAHRLLNRWLDETGDFAGLAALPLYVAYRALVRALVATMRGGGDAAARAAHIERARRYVDVAAREARARRPCLLLCHGYSGSGKSVASRALADVCGAIRLSSDSERKRARPFAAVDARPLPAAAYTPQQIDAQYERLRALARDVLRAGYTALVDATFLSQARRARFVALAREMGVPVFILDFRASRACLEKRVDARAAAQNDRSDAGAAVLATQLASADPLDADERAHTIGFDTDVPLQAIRSAEYWRPVLDALDTASLDAATTS from the coding sequence ATGACAACGGGCGCAATCGCGGCGCGGCGGTTTCCATGGCACGTCGACCGCGCGGCCGGCTGCGTCCCGTCCCGCGTGATCACGAACCCCGGAGGTGACGAGATGCGCCGTGCGCGCCGACCGAAGCTCGCGCAATCCGCCGACATGCCGCGCCGCGCGCGCGCAGCCGCCATGCGCGGCAACGGCCCGCAGCGGCGGGCCGTGCGCGAGCGTGCGGCCCGCCGCCTGTCGCGCGACATCGACGCGACGCTGCGCCGCGCGTCGACATACCCGCATCCGGCCGGCCGCATCGTGCGCATCGAAACGCACATCTCCGTCGTCTACCTTGTCGGACGCTTCGCGTACAAGCGCCTGAAGCCGTTCGACTTCGGCTTCGCGAACTTCGGCGATCTGGCCGCGCGCCGCCGCGCGTGCGAAGCCGAGCTCGCGCTGAACCGCCCGCTCGCCGCGCCCATATATCTCGCGGCCGGCCCGATCGTGCGCCGCGCGCGCGGCCTTCGCCTGTTCGACGCGGGCGTCGCCGTCGATCATGTCGTCAAGATGCGCCGCTTCGACGAACGGATGCTGTTTTCCCGATTGCTCGCGCGCGGCGAGCTCGGCGCGGCGGACATCGACGCCGCCGCGACGCGCATCGCCGCATACCATCTGCACGCGCCGCGCGACGTTCCGCGGCGCGAGTACGGCGGCGCGCGCGAGCTGCGCAGGCAGATCGCGGACGTGTTCGCGCCGCTCGAGCGCGCACTCGGCACGGCGCTGCCCGCGCCGCTGCGCGCGTGGTGCGTGCGCCGCTGCGACGAGCTCGCCGCGCATCTCGACGTACGCCGCGCGAGCGGCTATGTCCGCGCGTGCCACGGCGACCTGCATCTCGACAACGTCGTGAAGCACGGCCGCGACGCGCTGATGTTCGATTGCATCGATTTCGACGACGCGCTGCGCTGGATCGACGTGATCAACGACCTGTCGTTTCTGCTGATGGATCTGCACGCGCACGGTCGCGCCGATCTCGCGCACCGGCTGCTGAACCGCTGGCTCGACGAGACGGGCGATTTCGCGGGCCTCGCCGCGCTGCCGCTGTACGTCGCGTACCGGGCGCTCGTGCGCGCGCTCGTCGCGACGATGCGCGGCGGCGGCGACGCCGCGGCGCGCGCCGCGCACATCGAGCGCGCGCGCAGGTATGTCGACGTCGCCGCGCGCGAGGCCCGCGCGCGCCGCCCGTGCCTGCTGCTGTGCCACGGCTATTCGGGCTCGGGCAAATCGGTGGCGAGCCGCGCGCTCGCCGACGTATGCGGCGCGATCCGGCTGTCGAGCGACAGCGAGCGCAAGCGCGCGCGACCGTTCGCGGCGGTCGACGCGCGGCCGCTGCCCGCCGCCGCGTACACGCCGCAACAGATCGATGCGCAATACGAGCGCCTGCGCGCGCTCGCGCGCGACGTGCTGCGCGCCGGCTACACGGCGCTCGTTGACGCGACGTTTCTCTCGCAGGCGCGCCGCGCGCGCTTCGTCGCGCTCGCACGCGAAATGGGCGTGCCCGTCTTCATTCTCGATTTCCGCGCGAGCCGCGCGTGTCTCGAAAAGCGCGTCGACGCGCGCGCCGCCGCGCAAAACGACCGTTCGGACGCGGGCGCGGCCGTGCTCGCGACGCAGCTCGCGAGCGCCGATCCGCTCGACGCCGACGAACGCGCACACACGATCGGCTTCGATACCGACGTGCCGCTGCAAGCAATCCGGTCGGCCGAATATTGGCGGCCGGTGCTCGACGCGCTCGATACGGCCTCACTTGATGCCGCGACGACGAGTTGA